The genome window CGCGTCGAGCTCGCGCTCGCGCTCGCTCGCCTGGTCGTAGCCGTCCGACTTCAGCTCGCCGCGGGCGCGCAGGACCGGCGTGCCGTCCTCGCGCCACAGCACGGCCGGCGAGCGCTGCCCGGCGCCCGCCTCGCGTTCCAGCCCGCCGAGGACGACCACGGGGAACTCGAGGCCCTTGGATCCGTGGATCGTCATGACGCGCACGGCGTCGTCGTCGGGGTCGGGCGGGCCCACGCCGCCGCTGCGCCGGTCGTCCTCGGCCTGCAGGTCGGCCCAGCGGAGGAACGACCGCAGCGGGCCGCCGACGGTCTCGTCGAACAGCCGCGCCTGGTCCTGCAGCCACCGCAGCCGGTGCCAGTGGTCGCGGGGGCGGTGGTAGGCGAGGCACAGCTCGAAGCTGTCGAGCGCCTCGAAGGCCCGGGCCACCATGGACGAGGGCTCGCTCCACCAGCGCTGCTCGTGCAACCGGGCCAGGACCGCCATCGCACCCGCCACGGGGTGCTGCTCGAGACCGGCCGGCACCGGGGCGCGGGGGTCCCAGTCGCCGTTCGCCTGGCGCCACGTCACGAGGTCGTCGTCGCCGCAGGCGAGCCCCGGGCTGCGCAGGGCGGCGAGCACGGCCACGCGATCGGCCGGGTCGTCCGCGGCGTGCAGCACGGCCAGCACGTCGCGCACCTCGTCGGATCCCCACAGCATGGCGACGCCCTCGAGCCGGTAGGGGATACGGGCGTCCTCGAGGGCCTCCTCGACGGCCGGCAGGGCCGTGCGCGCCGGCAGGAGGATGGCCACGTCGCGCCAGCACGCCGCCCGCGTCCGGCCGTCCTCGGGATCGGCCACGGCCCAGCGTGACCTCACCACACCGCCCACCGCCGCCGCGATGTCGCGCGCCGCGGCGCGCCGGACCTCGGCCAGCGTGCCCCGGCCGGGGGCGCCCAGGACGACGACCGGCGGCATCCCCGGCGCCGGCCGGGGCGCGGCTCCGCCGGCTGTGCGGGCCCCGCCCCCGCCACCGGCCCGGCCACCGGCCCCGGCCCGGCCACCGGCCCCTGGCGTGGCGGTGTCCGGAGCCGCCCCGTCGCACCGGTCGAGCCCGTCGAGCGTCAATTGCACGGCCGTGGTCCCCGCCATGCCCCCGAAGGTGGGGGGCGGGACCGTCGCGGTGACCGTGGGCGCCGTCCACCGCAGCGGCAGGGGGCCGCGCTCGCCCAGCAGCTCGTGGTGCGCCGCCTGCCCGGGGACGGGCACGGCGCCGAAGAGCTCGTCGAACACGGTGTTGACGAACTCGAGGATGCCGGGGACGGAGCGGAAGTTGGTGGCCAGCACGATGGGCTCGCCGATCTGCCGCCCCACCCGCGAGAACGACTCGATGTCGGCGCGCCGGAACCGGTAGATCGACTGCTTGGGGTCCCCCACGACGAACAGCCCGCCGGGGTGGGTGTGGCGCAGGTCGGCCGAGCCGTCGACGGTGGCCACCAGGCGCGCCGCCAGCTCCACCTGGATGGGGTCGGTGTCCTGGAACTCGTCGATGAGCAGCCGCCGGTACCGGCGGCGCAGGGACTCGGTGGCGACGCCGTCGTGGCGCAGCAGCCGCCGGGCATGGACGAGAAGGTCGTGGAAGCTCAGCCGGCCCTCCGCCCGTCGCTCGTTGGCGGCCGTCATGACGAAGGCCGCCAGCCGTGCCCCGAGCTCGCCCAGCACGGCGTGGCGCGTGGTGCGCAGGATGTCGACGCGGGCCTCCTCCGCCCGCGCGCAGGCGGCGCGGACCTCGTCGACCCGGCCGCCCCAGTTCCCCCGCTGGCCGTAGCCGCAGTTGAGCGTCCTGACGGCGTCGAGGACCTGGAGCGTGGCCTGCTCGTCGTCGCACGAGGCGAGCTGGGCGCGCACCCCGGCGAGGCCGTCGAGGTGCTCCTTGAGCTTGTCCCGGTCGTCGGTGCAGCGGTCGGCCATGGCCAGGGCGGCGTCGATCGCCGTCAGCACGGCCTCGGCCTCGGCCTCGGGCCAGTGGCCGGGCTCCGGGCGCATCCGCTCGAGCGCCTCGAGCCCGCCGTCCTCGAGCCGGTCCCAGTGGAGGTTGAGGGCCCAGGCGATGTCGGCCAGGTCCTCGTGCGACAGGCCCACCGAGAACCCCCGCACCAGCGCGGGCTCGGCGCCGCGGTCGGCCAGCAACGCATCGGCGAACCGCTCCAAGCGGGCGTCGAAGTCGGCGCGTGCGGCCGTCTCGTCCATGACGTCGAAGCCCGGGGGGATCCCGGCGGCCACGCAGTGCTCCACCAGGATGCGCTGGGCGAAGGCGTGCAACGTGCAGATGGCGGCGTCGTCAGCCTCCTGGCTCGCCGCGGTGAGCCGTGCCTCGCCGGGGTGCTGCGCCGCCACCTCCTCGATGGACTCCCGGACGCGCTGGCGCAGCTCGGCCGCGGCCGCCTCGGTGAAGGTGATCGCCGCGATCTCGCGCAGCGAGGCCCGGCCGCTGCGCACGAGCTCGACGATCCGCCCCACCAGCGCCGTGGTCTTGCCCGTCCCCGCGCCGGCCACGACCACCAGGGAGGCGTCCAGCTCGGCCTGGATCCGCTCCCGGGCCTCGTGGTCGTGCGGCGCCAGGGTCACGGCGCCACCCCGAACCCCTCGACCACCGCGCCGGCCAGCTCGTCGGGGACCGAGGCGTGCATGAGGGCGAGCACGGGGGCGAGCTGCGGGGCGTCGCTCTTGCGCGCCCACTGCCGGTCGCGCGTCGACGGGCACACGCGGTCGAAGTCGCAGAAGCGGCAGGCCTCGAACTGTCGCTCGCTGCCGGGCTTCTCGGTGGGCGCACCGGGGAAGGCGCCTGCCTCGACGGCTTCGGCGATCAGGCCGAGCACGTCGAGGAAGCGCGCCTGGACGTCGTCGGTGACGGTGAGGCTGTAGCAGGGCGCGCTGCGCTGCTCGGACAGCAGCCAGTAGCGGGCCTGGACGGGCCCGCGGTCGCCGAACCGGGCGCGCGCCGCCATGGCGTAGACGGGGAGCTGCAGGAGCCGGCCACCGGCCACGGGGTCCTTGCGGAGGTCGGAGAGCGTCTTCTGCTTGCCCGTCTTGTAGTCGGACACCACGAGCTGGCCCGAGCGGGCGCGGTCGACACGGTCCGCCTTCCCCTTGAAGCGGACTTCGCGCCCGCCGTCGAGGGCCACGGTCACCGCCGGCTGGGCGCCCTCGGCACCGGTCCCGAACTCGAGCTCGGCGGCGAGCGGCTCGAGGTCCCCCTCCTCGTCGTGGAAGCGCCGCAGGTCGCGCCGGATCGCCGCCTGGTCCATCCGCCACAGCAACGCCCGCCCCACGAGCCCGCCCCGCTCGGCGGTGGCGAACCGCGCCTCGGCCAGGGCCAGCAGCCGGTCGAGCGAGCGGGGGGCGCCGGCCAGCCGCTCGAGGAGGTAGTCCTCGAGCACGGCGTGGACCAGGGTGCCGCGCTCGGCAGGCTCCATGCGCCAGATCTCCTCGGGGAGCGTGCGCGGGGCCACCGCCAGGACCCGGTCGTAGAGGAAGCGCCGGGGGCACTTGGCGTAGGTCTCCAGGCGCGTCGCCGACACCGGGGCGTCGGGGGAGAAGGGCGTGACCAGTCCCGGCCCGACGTACCCGTCGAACCGGGTGAAGGCCTCGCCGGCGCGGGCGCGGGCCACGGCGATCCCGGTGGGGAGCCGGGCCGAGCACCGCGCCACCGGCGAGCGGGCCGGGTCGCCGCCGTCCGCCGCCCACCGGGCGATGTCGTGGAGCGCCAGCTCCCGGACCGACAGGGCCGGGTCGGCCGCCGCCACGCCGGCCGCGAAGGAGTCCACCGGCCGCCACCGCGTGCTCGGCGAGGTGAGCGGGCCCAGCCAGCGCGATGGGACCTGGGCGCGCCCGGTCCGGGGGTCGACCCGCGGATAGGTGGCCAGGCGGCGCCGGGCCCCGGCCCGCAGGGCCGCGTGGACGTCCCCGTGCATCTCCTCGAGGCGCGCCGCGCGGGTGCGCAGGCCGCCGGAGACGTCGAGGCGCCGCACGTCCTCGGGGAGCAGGGCGTCGTCGCCGATCCCCCCCGGCACCACGGTGTCGGCCATGCCCACGAGGACGACGGCGTCGAAGCGCAGGCCCCGCGCCCGCCCGAACGGGGCCACGAAGACACCGTCGCCGAACCCGCCGTCGGGCAGGTCGGAGGCGTCGAGGGCCGACTCCTCGAGGGCGGTGCGCACGGCCCGGCGGAAGGCGCCCTGGTCGACGGCGTCCGACACGGCGTCGAGCTCGGCGAGGGCGAGCACCGTGCCGCGCACCTGCGCCGCCGCCGCCATCTCGTCGCCGGGCCACGACCCGGTGTCGGTGTCCAGGTACCGGTCGAGGAGGCCGACCGCCCACGTGGCGTGGGCCGCCCACGAGCCGCCGGGCGGGGTGGCCCCCCGGACGAGGTCCTCCACGAACGCGGCCAGGGCGTGCGCCTCCCCGGCCCGGGCCGCCTTGCGCCCGGCCAGGTTCCCCAGCCGCTCGGCCCACTGGGCGGTGCCGCGCACGACGCCGGCGTCGGCGGACACGGCGTCCCAGCCGCTGGCGGGGACGGCGTGGCGGTCCGGCCCGGTGACGATCGGTGCCGTCGACAGCCACGCCATCACCTCGTGGCGGGCCCAGTCGGCGGCGCCCAGCTCGAGAAGGCGCAGCAGCGTGGCCCCGGCCACCGAGCGGTCGAGCCGCCGCAGGTCGGGCCCGTTGGCGGCCACGCCGGCGGCGGCCAGCTCCTGGCGGACGGCCCGGGCGTACGACGGGCCCGGGGGGTGGAGGATGGCCTGGCGCCACGACGGGACGCCCCGCTCCACCGCGGCCACCACGGCCCGCACCGCGGTGCGGACCTCCTCGGCCGGGTCGGCGCACGGCCGCACCTCGGTGAGCGGCGGCACGCCCGCGGGGCCCGCGACCGGTGGCATCCCGGCGCGGCCGGCCACGAGGTCGAGGACCCGGCGCTGCGCCGGCGAGACGGTGCCCAGCTCGAGGCAGACCACCGCGCCCAGGGCCCCGACCGCCGCTCCGGACCCGGTCGCGGCAGCGGCGGCGTCGGCGAGGTCGACGTCGTCGGCGAAGCCCCGCTCGTGCAGGTGGTCGCGCACCGCCTCCACGAGCCGGGCGAGCTCGCCGATGCGACCACGGCGTCGGGCCAGGGCCGCCAGCGTGGGGGCCGGGCACCGCCGGAGCTCGGTGCACGCGTCGCGGAGCGACACCAGGCCCCGGGGATGGGTCACGAGGTCCGCCAGCCAGCCCGGCGCCGCCGTGGCGCGCGACCGGATGGCCTCGAGGCCCACGGGGCCCGGGGCGGGACGGAGCCCGCGGGCTGCCAGCCCGGGGGTGCCGAGCTGGCGCACCACCTTGTCGAGGGTGGTGCAGCCGACGTTGGCGACACCCCGGCGCCCGTCCGGCCAGGCGACGGCGCCCAGGGCGCGGCGGGTGGCCAGTGCGGCGTACGCGGACGGGGCGATCACCGTCACCGGAGCGAGCGGGTCGCCGCCCTTGGCGCCGGCCACCGCCATGGCCGTCGCCGCCTCGAGGGGGTCGACGGCGGCGTCGCCGGGTCGGAAGGTGGGCACCGGCCCGCGCTGCACGGAGACCGGTGCGTTCGTCATCGCGGCATGCTACGACGCCGCTGTCGCATCCCTCCGGGGCTCGTGGACGGTGACGTCGAGCTGGCGTGCCCAGCTGTCGTAGCCGCGCACGGCCTGCGCGATGTGGGTGGCCATGCGCTCGGCCTGGGTCCTGGTCATGGAGGCGTCGCGCCACACCTCGACCACGAGGCCGCCGTCGCGCCGTCGGACCTCGACCACCGACCGGGCGTCCTCGGTGCCGTGGCGCCGGAGCTCCCCGAGCATGGCCTTGGCGGCGACGTCGGTGTGGGCGGGCAGCGGACTCGACGCCATGTCCGCCACGGCCCCGACGTCCGCCACGACGTCCGAGCTCGACAGCGCGTCGGCGGCCCACGGCATGAGCGGGTGGTCGGGCCCGCCGTCCACCAGCACCAACGGGACCCTGCGGGTGAGCGCGCACAGCGCGCCGTCGCCGGTCCCCGCGCCCCGCCCCCCGACCTCCACGGCGATGTCGATCGGCGCGGTCTCGAGCGGGCAGGTGAGGTCGTCGAGCACGGCGCAGTCCGACGTCCCCCCCGCCGCGTGGCAGGTGTGGACGGTGTGGCCGGCGCCTTCGAGCTCGCGGGCGACGGCCTCGGCGGCGAGGCCCTCGATGGTGGGGATGAGCACGTGCATGGGGCAACGCTGCACCGGGAGCGCCCGGCCGGCCAGGGTCGAAGGTCCCAATGGAACGTCGCCGATCTTGGCCCGGACCATCGCCGGTCAGGCCCACGGGAACGGTCCGCTCCGCGGCTGCGCCGGTGGGTGGCTGGGCCGGTGGGTGGCTGGGCCGGTGGGTGGCTGCGCCGGTGGGTGGCTGCGCCGGTGGGTGGCTCAGCCCGCGCGCCGGGCCGAGGGCCCGTAGGCGCGGCCGAAACGCAGGCGTCGCCAGATGGCGAAGGTGTCGCGCAGCATGTCGAACACCACCCGGACCGACACGGTGCTGCTGAAGCGTCGCCCGATGCGCACCGGGGCCTCGACGAGGTCGCGGTACCCGAGGCGCCGGGCGATGACGAGCATCTCGAGGTCGAAGGCGTAGCCCTCCTCGACCATGAGCGGGAGCACCTCGGCGAGGACCTCGCGGCGCACGAGCTTTATGCCCGCCTGGGTGTCGCGCACGTCGAGGTGGAACATCATCCGGACCAGTTGCTGGTAGCCCCACGAGTACAGGCGGCGGGCCATGGGGTACACGACCTGCGAGTCGGGGTGGCGCTTGCTCCCGAGCACCACGTCCGGGTGCACGCTGCGTACCACCTCGACGAACTCGGCCAGCAGTTCCGGCGGCACGTCGCCGTCGCCGTCGATGAACCCGAGGTAGCGCCCGCGGCCCTGGGCGAGCCCGGCCCGGACGGCGCGGCCCTTGCCGGCGTGGGGGAGCACGACCCGCACGACGACGTCGGGATGGACGCCTTCGAGGGTGGCCTCGCTCCCGTCGGTGGACCCGTCGGACACCGCCACGATCTCGAAGGAGATGCCCGTGCCCCTGAGCACCTCGGCGGCGCGCTCGACCGTCGTCCGCAGGACGGGCCCGGGGTTGTAGTACGGCACCACGACCGTCAGGTCGAGGACCGGGTCCGGGAGCCCCGATGGAGGCACCAGGCTCAACGGGGCCACGACCGCCGACGCGGCATGGAGGTCTCCTGGTTGGTGTCGCGCCACGGCCCCCCCTCCCGCGCCAGCGCTTCCCACACAGTCGCCCGCCGGGTGCGGGCTCCAGCATTCTACCG of Acidimicrobiales bacterium contains these proteins:
- a CDS encoding PD-(D/E)XK nuclease family protein yields the protein MTNAPVSVQRGPVPTFRPGDAAVDPLEAATAMAVAGAKGGDPLAPVTVIAPSAYAALATRRALGAVAWPDGRRGVANVGCTTLDKVVRQLGTPGLAARGLRPAPGPVGLEAIRSRATAAPGWLADLVTHPRGLVSLRDACTELRRCPAPTLAALARRRGRIGELARLVEAVRDHLHERGFADDVDLADAAAAATGSGAAVGALGAVVCLELGTVSPAQRRVLDLVAGRAGMPPVAGPAGVPPLTEVRPCADPAEEVRTAVRAVVAAVERGVPSWRQAILHPPGPSYARAVRQELAAAGVAANGPDLRRLDRSVAGATLLRLLELGAADWARHEVMAWLSTAPIVTGPDRHAVPASGWDAVSADAGVVRGTAQWAERLGNLAGRKAARAGEAHALAAFVEDLVRGATPPGGSWAAHATWAVGLLDRYLDTDTGSWPGDEMAAAAQVRGTVLALAELDAVSDAVDQGAFRRAVRTALEESALDASDLPDGGFGDGVFVAPFGRARGLRFDAVVLVGMADTVVPGGIGDDALLPEDVRRLDVSGGLRTRAARLEEMHGDVHAALRAGARRRLATYPRVDPRTGRAQVPSRWLGPLTSPSTRWRPVDSFAAGVAAADPALSVRELALHDIARWAADGGDPARSPVARCSARLPTGIAVARARAGEAFTRFDGYVGPGLVTPFSPDAPVSATRLETYAKCPRRFLYDRVLAVAPRTLPEEIWRMEPAERGTLVHAVLEDYLLERLAGAPRSLDRLLALAEARFATAERGGLVGRALLWRMDQAAIRRDLRRFHDEEGDLEPLAAELEFGTGAEGAQPAVTVALDGGREVRFKGKADRVDRARSGQLVVSDYKTGKQKTLSDLRKDPVAGGRLLQLPVYAMAARARFGDRGPVQARYWLLSEQRSAPCYSLTVTDDVQARFLDVLGLIAEAVEAGAFPGAPTEKPGSERQFEACRFCDFDRVCPSTRDRQWARKSDAPQLAPVLALMHASVPDELAGAVVEGFGVAP
- a CDS encoding UvrD-helicase domain-containing protein, with the protein product MTLAPHDHEARERIQAELDASLVVVAGAGTGKTTALVGRIVELVRSGRASLREIAAITFTEAAAAELRQRVRESIEEVAAQHPGEARLTAASQEADDAAICTLHAFAQRILVEHCVAAGIPPGFDVMDETAARADFDARLERFADALLADRGAEPALVRGFSVGLSHEDLADIAWALNLHWDRLEDGGLEALERMRPEPGHWPEAEAEAVLTAIDAALAMADRCTDDRDKLKEHLDGLAGVRAQLASCDDEQATLQVLDAVRTLNCGYGQRGNWGGRVDEVRAACARAEEARVDILRTTRHAVLGELGARLAAFVMTAANERRAEGRLSFHDLLVHARRLLRHDGVATESLRRRYRRLLIDEFQDTDPIQVELAARLVATVDGSADLRHTHPGGLFVVGDPKQSIYRFRRADIESFSRVGRQIGEPIVLATNFRSVPGILEFVNTVFDELFGAVPVPGQAAHHELLGERGPLPLRWTAPTVTATVPPPTFGGMAGTTAVQLTLDGLDRCDGAAPDTATPGAGGRAGAGGRAGGGGGARTAGGAAPRPAPGMPPVVVLGAPGRGTLAEVRRAAARDIAAAVGGVVRSRWAVADPEDGRTRAACWRDVAILLPARTALPAVEEALEDARIPYRLEGVAMLWGSDEVRDVLAVLHAADDPADRVAVLAALRSPGLACGDDDLVTWRQANGDWDPRAPVPAGLEQHPVAGAMAVLARLHEQRWWSEPSSMVARAFEALDSFELCLAYHRPRDHWHRLRWLQDQARLFDETVGGPLRSFLRWADLQAEDDRRSGGVGPPDPDDDAVRVMTIHGSKGLEFPVVVLGGLEREAGAGQRSPAVLWREDGTPVLRARGELKSDGYDQASERERELDALEQHRLLYVGMTRARDHLVLCLHHKEPRAGSTATPTEAARLLAICERHQRLWRRLPIADAGGVVPPDGDAGTPVDAGTPGEDAVEAWRAGVEAFETGRARRLAAGRHAPVTTATAVAERVVEARGAMAPGAMAPGAMARGAMAPGAMAPGAARGAGGSPGDGARAGGSPDPGSPDATGALWRDAEVSLQIGRAVHGALAAIDLSSGTDAEGRTAQDVARLRATAHGIEAHGDAVAAMVRAALVSPSVAAAATGRHWRELFVAVPVGDGGVLEGFVDLVVDDGAGLVVVDYKTDRADGPAGVAAAAARYRPQLASYALALQEATGRPVHRCVLVFVGDGEPVEDVLDGAELEAARAEVRHTAGELVGGR
- a CDS encoding glycosyltransferase, which codes for MARHQPGDLHAASAVVAPLSLVPPSGLPDPVLDLTVVVPYYNPGPVLRTTVERAAEVLRGTGISFEIVAVSDGSTDGSEATLEGVHPDVVVRVVLPHAGKGRAVRAGLAQGRGRYLGFIDGDGDVPPELLAEFVEVVRSVHPDVVLGSKRHPDSQVVYPMARRLYSWGYQQLVRMMFHLDVRDTQAGIKLVRREVLAEVLPLMVEEGYAFDLEMLVIARRLGYRDLVEAPVRIGRRFSSTVSVRVVFDMLRDTFAIWRRLRFGRAYGPSARRAG